In Humulus lupulus chromosome 6, drHumLupu1.1, whole genome shotgun sequence, a single genomic region encodes these proteins:
- the LOC133783182 gene encoding pentatricopeptide repeat-containing protein At2g18940, chloroplastic-like has translation MEGSLFPSRPVYPTPSNKPTQPNFPPWKLNPTTAQPPPPPPPPTQSPSPSSFPIDSLLQHLLHLSSSPKTPHTVKPVKPHHFSNAHLRSLKLSVDSTQKQLENSGYENPTSVLVSQLEEDEEEGRLETGFLEFLTTKDIIECLYCVDDIEIVGGGWQKETSKF, from the exons ATGGAGGGTTCCCTCTTCCCCTCAAGACCTGTATATCCCACCCCTTCAAATAAACCAACCCAACCAAACTTCCCGCCATGGAAGCTCAATCCAACAACAGCCCAACctccacctccaccacctcctcctacTCAATCCCCATCTCCATCCTCATTCCCCATTGATTCTCTCCTCCAACACCTTCTACACCTTTCTTCGTCTCCAAAAACTCCTCACACTGTTAAACCTGTGAAGCCACATCATTTCAGCAATGCCCATTTGCGTTCTCTTAAACTTTCGGTTGATTCTACTCAGAAACAGCTTGAAAATAGCGGTTACGAAAATCCCACATCGGTTTTAGTCTCTCAGCTGGAGGAGGACGAAGAAGAAGGTCGTTTGGAAACTGGGTTCCTTGAGTTTCTCACAACAAAGG ATATTATCGAATGTTTATATTGTGTGGATGATATTGAGATTGTTGGAGGTGGTTGGCAAAAAGAGACATCAAAGTTTTAA